The following is a genomic window from Cygnus olor isolate bCygOlo1 chromosome 26, bCygOlo1.pri.v2, whole genome shotgun sequence.
tcaatgcacgcagcatgggaaacaagcagaagGAGTTGGAAACCATGGTACAATTAAAGAGACTTGGGGAGAATGGTCAAGGGTTTGGGAGCACAAGTCGTGTTCTCCTCTATCCCTCCAGTTATAGGAAATAATGAGGGACTGGACATGATGAGCCAGAAGATTAATAATTGGCTCTGAACCTGGTGTCACCGGCAGGTGACCAGCAGAAAAGGGTTTTAGGATGGGAGTTGGCAGGGTTCATTAATAGAGCTTTACACTAGGTATGAAGGGAGGTGGGGGTAGAACTGGGGTCACTAGAAAGGAGCCTGAATGCAACATGCCAGTTCTTGTGGGTGAGGAATGTGCTAGCAAGACCTTGCAGTCCTATGTTTTGGTGAAGGATGAGGATGACATAGCAATTTGCAGGAAGGACACAAGGTTTGGTGAGAGGTTGGTAACTATGAAAAGCACCTGAGTATGGTCAAGAGGGTATTAGGTCTTCTCCGTCCCAAAAGGCGGACCAGCTGAGGTGCAtttacactaatgcacgcagtatgggtaacaaacaggaggagctggaggccacCATGCTAGTAGGAAACTATGATATagttgccatcacggaaacctggtgggatgataCCCATGACTGGAGTGTGGCTGTTGATGGTTACAAACtgttcagaagggataggcaaggaaggaggggaggtggAGTTGCCTTCTATGTTAGGAAGTGGATAGATGAGCTAGTCGCCTGGACTTGTGTTGTGGCCAGGGGACTGCATAAGCACAGCCTGGACAAGTTCTACTGGTGTGCTTACATAGCCTTCTGCAGGGTGAGGTGACTCGTGTCTCAGAAGTGTCTGCCTAAAGGATGTGGATGCAATAGCTGCAGGCACAGACATCTAGTGCTGACTCACACATAGACAAATCCCACTAAAATAACTTTATTCTGTACTTTTTACAAACAGTCCCCGCTGAGGGAGTGTCTCTTTTCACTGGAAGTGTTGCTCAACAGGTAGAGAAAGAGGATGAAAGGCCAGAGATACAAGCTGCAATCAGGGAAAGTCATCTTGTATAAAGGATTCTGTCTTCCCCATGAGGGAGGTGCAGCCCTGGGTCCACAGAGGTAACACAATCTCCACCCTTGGAGATACTAAATTCATCTGAACAAAGCCCAAAGCTACCTAAAGTAGCTTTGAAGTTagctctgctgtgagcaggagatTGCAGTGGAAACCTCTACAAGTTCCTTCCAACCTCCATCTTGCTATGAGTCTATGAACTATGGCAGTGCCATATGAagccttctctttctcccttcccttcatcAGGGACACATTTTGAGCCACGTACCAGGACCCAGCCAGACCCATGGGTGGACTCTGAACCCATCGAATGATACCAGTGGAAATGTGAAGATAGGATTCTTCTCatcaacactgaaaaatgccACCCGGCCCATTTCATAGTCCAGAGAGACCCGGACCCGTGTGGGAGCCTGGCTTTCATGAAGAAGAGTGTGCTCAGGGAACGTGAAAGCTTTGAACTGCCCTGCCCAGTTCCCCACTGCCCAGATGCCCTCCTCTGGGCTGAACTGAATCTCGCCCTTCCTCTTCACATCTTCTCGAGAGACCCCTACGGCCCATCCTCCTCCatcctccacctccacctcccaGTAGTATCTCCCTGAGGTGTAGCCCTTGCAGCCCAGCACGCAGCGCCACGGGTCAAATCTCTGAGGGAGGCTGGGGATGTTCTGCAGCTTGTCTGCTCGCTTCACGCTTTTGCAGTCATCAGACAGGACAAGGTCGCAGTGGGCTGTGTCTGAATCCAGAACCACCATCACTGTGGGACAGAGGGAGTCAACACGTCAGGGCAGAGCTCGCCCTGGGAGAGGCCTTTGCTGAGGCTGcctcaggaagaagaaaaagggtgCAGGCGATAGTTGGCTGGCTGTGGTATGGGAAGATGCACAAGCGATGGCATTAGCATGAGGAGCAGAAAATGAACCAGAGAGATGACCCTGAGCACACAGGGAAGAGGACCATCAGCACACCTCCAGGCTGAAGAAGTCCTTTCGTCTCTAAAGCATGGCCAGCGCTGCTCACTAAGGACCAGGACCCTTCAGATTTGTCTGAGAGTGGGACATGCACCAAGTGAATGAGGGGACTGAGTGCTGCACTGCAAAGTAAGCATCCCTGGTGCCACCAGCATCACTGCAGGAGGGGAGCcatcaggaagagaaagaaaagcagggaagaTGATTCAGCCCCCTGGAAGACAGAACTTCAATTACCATTTTCAATAGGCACTGAGTATCTTCTccattcttaaaacaaaaacaaaagacaaaaacaaaaacagacaaaagaaaaatacaaatgagaagTAATCTGAACACACTCGTGGTACTGGAATAGCTCAACATAATGATAT
Proteins encoded in this region:
- the LOC121060264 gene encoding E3 ubiquitin-protein ligase TRIM39-like, whose protein sequence is MVVLDSDTAHCDLVLSDDCKSVKRADKLQNIPSLPQRFDPWRCVLGCKGYTSGRYYWEVEVEDGGGWAVGVSREDVKRKGEIQFSPEEGIWAVGNWAGQFKAFTFPEHTLLHESQAPTRVRVSLDYEMGRVAFFSVDEKNPIFTFPLVSFDGFRVHPWVWLGPGTWLKMCP